TAAGCTCAGAAAACACATTTGCCATTGCAAAGCGGCAAAAAATAAGTAAACTGCCCAGCTTCGGTCGGTGTGTAGCGCAGCTTGGTAGCGCACTGTCATGGGGTGTCAGGGGTCGGAGGTTCAAATCCTCTCACACCGACCAATTAATTCTTCTTCCCCGCTCTGTTAGGCTCGATTTACTGCTTTGTAATTCAACTACTCTCTACAATTTAAATTCACCTTTGGCTGTGTAAACAGGTTTCCATCTATAAGCTGTAACGGCTACATATTTGCTGGGAAATATTTACATAGGCTGATCGTATTTATGAGCTTTTTCCCTATTGTTTACTTTTTCTATACGAAAGTCGTCAGCGACATATTCCCTCCCGAGTCACTGTTTATCCACTTCTTAGACCCTTGCTTAGAATAAAATTGCTGTGTTTAGTAGTAGGCATTTTTCTTGCTTTAATAGCGCTAAGAGATTTATTTTAAGAGGACTACGAGGAAATTATTGATGTTTATTGAAACGATTAAAACCCCCGGATTAGCACATCTTTCTTATATTCTAGGCTCAGCAGGGGAGGCCGTTGTGATTGACCCTCGGCGTGACATTGATATCTACGTTGATGTAGCTGATCAAAACGAATGCCGTATCACCCATATTTTTGAAACCCATCGCAATGAAGATCTTATCAGCGGTGCGCCAATACTCTCACGCTTAACTGGAGCCGAGGTATTACATGGGCCCAATGCTGATGGTGACGTTCAATACGCTAAAACCGTTACACAAGGGCATCAAGTCAAAGTGGGTAGTTTGACGTTGGAAGTACTAGAAACGCCAGGGCACACTAAAGATAGTATTTGTATACTGATATTTGACCAAGATTATTGTGAGGGGCCGGTGGGTATTCTTACTGGCGATACGTTGTTTGTGGGAGATGTCGGCCGTACTGACTTTTACCCACAAGAAAGGGAGCATGTTGCAGGGTTACTTTATGATAGCTTGCAAAAAATCAAACATCGCGCACCTGAAGCTATTATCTATCCGGCTCATGGCGCCGGCTCGGTGTGTGGTGATGGTATGGCGGATCGAGAATTTTCAACGGTGCAGCATGAAATTAAAAACAATCCGATGCTCAAAATTTCCGATCGTACAGAATTTATAGATAAAAAAGTCGCTGAGCATCATTACATACCACCCTATTTTTCCGAAATGGAGCGACTCAACCTGAAAGGCGCATCAGCGTATTCTACTCCTCAGGTTATTTCGCCCATTCCCGCTGACCAACTGATTGAGTTGCAGCAGCAGGGCTATAAGGTTATCGATGTGCGTAGTATTGAATCCTACCTTGGTGCCCATTTGCCGGGTAGTTATAGCTTGCCCGTCAGTATGATCACCTCGTTCGCGGGATGGATGTTTGATAACGATGCGCGCTTTATTCTCATTGCAGATGAACAGAAGATGGCCAGTTGCGCGGCGCTGCACTTGGCGCGCATCGGCTATGCAAACTGTCATTACTATTTCTCCGACAGCTTGGCTGCGGTAGCAACTGGTGGCATGCAGTTTGAAAGTTTAGATGTGGTAGATGCCGAACATGTTAAAAGCTTAATTGAGCAAAAATGGAATTTATTAGATGTTAGGAAAGTAACGGAATATGAACAAGGCCACATTGCGGGTAGTGAGCATGTGTTTTTAGGCCACTTAGACAAGCAAATATGTCATCTAGCAAAAGACAAAAGCTACATCACCATGTGCGCTAGTGGTATGCGTGCGACTATCGCCGGTGCATTCTTACAAGCTAATGGCTTTAATAACGTAAAAGTTTTTATGGGCTCGATGGGGGCGTGGAAAGCCAAAGACTATCCAGTAGAATAACGTTAAGGCGGTGGCGAGTTTTAAAAGTAATCTTCGTTGAGGCAATCTAAAAGCAATAGCGTTACACTATTCGGATGACTCATCGAATAGCTAATATCATCGTTAACGCCCAGCTCAGCGCTATTGCTGATCCGGTTCTGCGTCGCACCTTTTTGCACAGCGTCGGCATAGATGAGCCATTGTTAGACGATCAAGAGGCGCAGCTGGATGCGACCGCCTTTGCTCGTCTAATGCGAGTTTGTTACAACCAGCTTGATGATGAAGCTATGTGTTTCACCCATAAGCCTTTGCGTGTTGGTACCTTTCGCATGATGTGCCATGCAACTATTGGTTGTGGCAATGTGCGTCGTGCGATTTTGCGTATCGCAGAATATTTCCGCCTGCTAAGTGATGAGTTTCATTTTGAATTGCAGGAACATGGTGAAGAAGCCGGTTTCGTGATCCAGCATAAGGCAAAACCAGAGGTCAACAATGACTATTTTATTGCCATGTTGTTTACCATTTTCTGGCGTTATCTAGCCTGGTTGATGGACGCCCCGTTGTTGTTGAACCGCTGCTATTTTGCCTTTGATGGGCAAGGATGGCCACAGCATACCCAGTCTGTGTTTAACTGCCCGGTGTTTTTTCAACGAAAACAAAATGCCATTATCTTTCCCGAATCCTATTTAAATCAGGTTATCAAGCAAGATACTCACAGTCTCGGTCAATTTCTGGCCAACGCACCAGAGAACATTTTGAGCCGCTATGAACCGCAAACAAGTTGGTCAGCCAAAGTTAAGGCTCAACTTAGCGAGTTGGAGGATTTCGAAACTACAAGTCTGGAGTCAGTGGCAAATACCTTTGATTGCTCTGCGCCTACTCTGGCCCGCAGGCTGCGGCAGGAAGGTCATCAATTTCAGCAAATCAAGGACAAAGTGCGCAAGGCCCGTACCATTCATTTACTATTAAATACCGATTTGCCCATCAGTCAAATATCCTCTCAATTGGGCTTCTCAGAAGACGCTGTGTTTTATCGCACATTCAAAAAATGGACTGGACTGACGCCTAAATCCTATCGGGTTTCCCACCAGTAAATCGTAACAAAACCTTTCCTAAACTTATCCCACCTAAAAGAGATGATTAAAAATGTCAGGTTTTGCGATCATAATCATCATGTTTTTTTGAGCGCTGATTGCTTAGTGTATGACTAACATTGCTTGGTCGAGGCTCTTTGCATGTTCTTGACCTTAGATTAGAGAGGAAATATATGACAACCGAAGCGCTTATCTTTGATGCTGTGCGCACGCCGCGGGGCAGAGGCAAAGCATCCGGATCTTTGTACGAAGTCAAGCCCGTCACCTTATTAAGTCAGCTACTTAACGCTTTGCAGCAGCGCAACGGATTTGAGACCCATGCGGTGGATGATATTGTTATGGGCTGTGTTACACCAATTGGCGATCAAGGCGCCGATATCGCTAAAACTGCAGCCTTGGTGGCAGGTTGGGAAGATGATGTAGCAGGGGTAACGCTGAATCGATTTTGCGCATCTGGGCTTGAAGCAGTCAACATGGCGGCTATGAAGATCCGCTCCGGCTGGGAGCATCTGGTAGTCGCTGGAGGCGTCGAGTCCATGTCTAGAGTGCCTATGGGTAGCGACGGTGGGGCGTGGGCGATGGATCCTGAAACCAACATCAATACTGGGTTTATGCCGCAAGGTATAGGGGCCGATTTGATTGCCACCTTAGATGGCTTTAGCCGTGATCAGATTGATCAGTTTGCCATGAACTCCCATCACAAAGCGGCAAAAGCTTGGCAGCGTAAAGCCTTTGCTCGGTCTATTGTGCCGGTTAAAGACCGCAACAATCTGCTCATTCTTGATCACGATGAAACCATCCGTGCCGATAGCACCTTGGCCACACTGGCCAAGTTGAAACCGTCATTCTTGCAGGCGGGT
Above is a window of Aliiglaciecola sp. LCG003 DNA encoding:
- a CDS encoding AraC family transcriptional regulator — encoded protein: MTHRIANIIVNAQLSAIADPVLRRTFLHSVGIDEPLLDDQEAQLDATAFARLMRVCYNQLDDEAMCFTHKPLRVGTFRMMCHATIGCGNVRRAILRIAEYFRLLSDEFHFELQEHGEEAGFVIQHKAKPEVNNDYFIAMLFTIFWRYLAWLMDAPLLLNRCYFAFDGQGWPQHTQSVFNCPVFFQRKQNAIIFPESYLNQVIKQDTHSLGQFLANAPENILSRYEPQTSWSAKVKAQLSELEDFETTSLESVANTFDCSAPTLARRLRQEGHQFQQIKDKVRKARTIHLLLNTDLPISQISSQLGFSEDAVFYRTFKKWTGLTPKSYRVSHQ
- a CDS encoding MBL fold metallo-hydrolase, coding for MFIETIKTPGLAHLSYILGSAGEAVVIDPRRDIDIYVDVADQNECRITHIFETHRNEDLISGAPILSRLTGAEVLHGPNADGDVQYAKTVTQGHQVKVGSLTLEVLETPGHTKDSICILIFDQDYCEGPVGILTGDTLFVGDVGRTDFYPQEREHVAGLLYDSLQKIKHRAPEAIIYPAHGAGSVCGDGMADREFSTVQHEIKNNPMLKISDRTEFIDKKVAEHHYIPPYFSEMERLNLKGASAYSTPQVISPIPADQLIELQQQGYKVIDVRSIESYLGAHLPGSYSLPVSMITSFAGWMFDNDARFILIADEQKMASCAALHLARIGYANCHYYFSDSLAAVATGGMQFESLDVVDAEHVKSLIEQKWNLLDVRKVTEYEQGHIAGSEHVFLGHLDKQICHLAKDKSYITMCASGMRATIAGAFLQANGFNNVKVFMGSMGAWKAKDYPVE
- a CDS encoding acetyl-CoA C-acetyltransferase, translated to MTTEALIFDAVRTPRGRGKASGSLYEVKPVTLLSQLLNALQQRNGFETHAVDDIVMGCVTPIGDQGADIAKTAALVAGWEDDVAGVTLNRFCASGLEAVNMAAMKIRSGWEHLVVAGGVESMSRVPMGSDGGAWAMDPETNINTGFMPQGIGADLIATLDGFSRDQIDQFAMNSHHKAAKAWQRKAFARSIVPVKDRNNLLILDHDETIRADSTLATLAKLKPSFLQAGQLGFDAVAKQKYPWVEHINHVHTPGNSSGIVDGAAAVLIGSEQMGNRYGLNPRARIVSTAVVGTDPTIMLTGPAPAARKALGLAGLSVADIDLFEVNEAFASVVMRFQTELQIDPDKINVNGGAIAMGHPLGATGAMILGTLLDELEVRDLRYGLATLCVGGGMGIATIIERV